From Syntrophales bacterium, one genomic window encodes:
- a CDS encoding hemolysin family protein — protein MKTLLKKIRYFFIYFFSGNGRETTLPFPGEEIRSLVDVGRKEGFLDKQSAQMLENVLELGDTVAREVMVPRTEIIALSSDAGIEEILNLVSRHGHTRMPVYVENIDNIIGVLNVKDLLRFWSHQVDQHNFMSILRKAYFIPETKSIHILLHELKEMKSHMAVVIDEYGGTSGLVTLEDLIEEIVGEIHDEYDADEEEPFTELSSGDVMVDGRAEIDEFETYFDCVIPDGQFETVGGFILFLVKKIPLAGEVIPYENIEMVIEKADERSIKKVRVRRLSGKALPGDERRKPPGGAAGDVTE, from the coding sequence GTGAAAACACTACTGAAAAAAATACGGTATTTCTTTATTTATTTTTTCAGCGGCAACGGCAGGGAGACAACTCTTCCCTTCCCGGGCGAGGAAATCCGTTCTCTGGTGGACGTCGGCAGAAAGGAAGGATTCCTGGACAAGCAGTCGGCCCAGATGCTTGAAAACGTTCTTGAACTGGGAGACACGGTGGCCCGGGAGGTTATGGTGCCCCGGACCGAAATCATCGCTCTTTCAAGCGACGCCGGCATCGAGGAGATACTGAACCTCGTTTCACGGCACGGCCACACGCGGATGCCCGTCTATGTGGAAAACATCGACAACATAATCGGTGTGTTGAACGTAAAAGACCTGCTCAGGTTCTGGTCACACCAGGTGGATCAGCACAATTTCATGTCCATACTCCGCAAGGCCTATTTCATTCCTGAAACAAAAAGCATCCACATTCTGCTCCATGAGCTCAAGGAAATGAAATCCCATATGGCCGTGGTTATCGACGAATACGGCGGAACGTCGGGGCTGGTCACGCTTGAAGACCTGATCGAGGAGATTGTCGGCGAAATCCACGATGAATATGATGCCGACGAGGAGGAACCCTTCACGGAGCTTTCGTCGGGAGATGTCATGGTCGACGGAAGGGCGGAAATCGATGAGTTTGAAACCTACTTTGACTGCGTCATTCCCGACGGTCAGTTTGAAACAGTGGGAGGGTTCATTCTTTTTCTCGTCAAGAAGATTCCTCTGGCCGGTGAAGTGATTCCCTATGAAAACATAGAAATGGTGATAGAAAAAGCCGACGAGCGAAGCATAAAGAAAGTGCGGGTTCGCAGACTGTCGGGCAAGGCACTGCCCGGCGATGAGAGGCGGAAGCCGCCGGGCGGGGCAGCGGGGGACGTGACGGAATAA
- a CDS encoding radical SAM protein yields the protein MKYEGMVIRPPSEAQSLLLQVTVGCSHNKCTFCGTYEGERFRIKSFEEIEEDILEAASWGQPVERVFLCDGDALIVPQARLTAVIDSINEHIRGVRRIGTYGNTKSILRKTPDELVQLRNLGLGIVYLGIETGNRDLLKTIRKGADYDQIVMAGRMVKDAGIELSVTVLLGIGGVEKSREHARDTARILTDIDPDYVGALTVMVIPGTPLYDDLRRGTFRLPDTFGFLEELRTMIKESDFSNCFFTSNHASNYVPLRLRLPADKEEGVRLLTEIIESKNRRVLRPEFLRGL from the coding sequence CCCTCCGAGTGAGGCGCAGAGTCTTCTCCTGCAGGTAACGGTGGGCTGCTCTCATAACAAGTGTACCTTCTGCGGGACCTATGAGGGAGAACGGTTCCGCATCAAGTCTTTCGAGGAAATCGAGGAAGATATTCTGGAAGCGGCATCATGGGGTCAACCCGTCGAAAGGGTATTTCTCTGTGACGGTGACGCGCTCATTGTTCCCCAGGCACGATTGACGGCCGTCATTGACTCCATAAACGAACATATTCGAGGGGTGAGGCGAATCGGGACTTACGGGAACACAAAGAGCATCCTCCGAAAAACCCCTGATGAACTGGTTCAATTGAGGAACCTGGGTCTTGGTATTGTCTATCTGGGAATAGAGACGGGGAACAGGGATTTGCTCAAGACCATCAGGAAAGGGGCCGATTATGATCAGATAGTGATGGCGGGGCGGATGGTGAAAGACGCGGGGATTGAGCTGTCCGTTACGGTTCTGTTGGGAATCGGCGGCGTTGAAAAAAGCCGGGAGCATGCCCGTGACACGGCGCGTATCCTCACCGATATAGATCCTGACTACGTGGGGGCCCTGACGGTCATGGTTATCCCCGGTACCCCTCTTTACGATGACCTCCGGAGGGGAACGTTCAGACTCCCGGACACCTTCGGGTTTCTCGAGGAATTGAGAACGATGATTAAAGAGTCCGACTTTTCAAACTGTTTTTTTACATCCAACCACGCGTCCAACTATGTTCCCCTGCGTCTCAGACTGCCGGCGGACAAAGAAGAGGGCGTGAGGCTCCTGACGGAAATCATCGAATCGAAGAACAGGAGGGTCCTCCGTCCCGAGTTTCTTCGGGGGCTGTGA